The following are encoded in a window of Acidobacteriota bacterium genomic DNA:
- a CDS encoding carbamoyltransferase C-terminal domain-containing protein, with the protein QSLQGACENSGLSPEALVSTGGAALNCPANTRILATGLTNGSRAKGSFAGLFVPPGCDDSGLAIGAAQALRYAVLRTPRGTPPRPASHRAYLGLGTCRSELDEILQQHRDELVVEHPEDPAREAARLLAGDRIIAWFEGRSEIGPRALGHRSILAHPGHGTNWRRVNQIKEREAWRPLAPSILIEACEEWCEGAPIPSPYMLFNARMRRPDAPAITHVDDSARIQTVAPEDGNYYRLLTEFHASSGLPLLLNTSFNGPAMPIIERPAEAVRFFLDSTLDHLFVDGVKISHRPSEAES; encoded by the coding sequence TCCAATCCCTGCAGGGAGCCTGCGAGAACTCCGGGCTCTCCCCGGAGGCCCTGGTCTCCACCGGCGGTGCGGCCCTCAACTGCCCGGCCAATACCCGCATCCTGGCCACCGGACTCACCAATGGCAGCCGGGCGAAGGGCTCCTTCGCCGGACTCTTCGTCCCCCCGGGCTGCGACGACAGCGGCCTCGCCATCGGCGCCGCCCAGGCCTTGCGCTACGCGGTACTGCGGACGCCCCGGGGGACGCCGCCCCGGCCCGCTTCCCACCGCGCCTACCTGGGGCTGGGGACCTGCCGGAGCGAGCTCGACGAGATCCTGCAGCAGCACCGGGACGAGCTGGTGGTCGAGCATCCCGAGGATCCCGCCCGGGAAGCCGCCCGGCTCCTCGCCGGCGACCGCATCATCGCCTGGTTCGAGGGCCGCAGCGAGATCGGTCCCCGGGCCCTGGGGCACCGCAGCATCCTGGCGCACCCGGGGCACGGAACGAATTGGCGCCGGGTCAACCAGATCAAGGAACGGGAAGCCTGGCGCCCTCTGGCTCCCTCGATCCTCATCGAAGCCTGCGAGGAGTGGTGCGAGGGCGCCCCCATCCCCTCGCCCTACATGCTCTTCAACGCCCGCATGCGCCGCCCCGACGCTCCCGCCATCACCCACGTCGACGACAGCGCCCGCATCCAGACCGTCGCCCCGGAGGACGGCAACTACTACCGCTTGCTGACCGAGTTTCACGCCTCCAGTGGACTGCCCCTGCTCCTCAACACCTCCTTCAACGGCCCCGCCATGCCCATCATCGAACGGCCGGCGGAAGCGGTGAGGTTCTTCCTCGACTCGACCCTCGACCATCTCTTCGTCGACGGCGTGAAGATCAGCCATCGGCCCTCGGAGGCCGAGTCGTGA
- a CDS encoding pyrroloquinoline quinone-dependent dehydrogenase, whose amino-acid sequence MSGKHTFSYLGTLAGLVALLALVLSPPVAAEAPAEEPGEIVEAPEADAFPVEWPFTEGAPGGGRHSTLTDIHPGNVEQLQVAWTYRHGDVWEGQFPVKIRRGSTSESTPIVVDGRLFFTTPRNRVIALDPETGEELWTFDPVLEPGRFFYMWINRGVAYWRSQEEEGKCAARVFLATLDARLFALDAATGEPCGDFGTEGVVNLLEGLVPLYDSWEYGVTSPGTVIGDVIVVGSSIADQIRPDAPPGDVRAFDVRTGEVRWTFHTIPHAGEFGAETWETGRRLAGAANVWSTITADLERGLVFLPVSSPSPDFYGGERLGSNLFSDSVVALDGATGERVWHYQTVHHDLWDYDLASPPVLVTVEREDGPVDAVAQATKHGFVFVLHRETGEPLFPVEERPVPKSDLPGERAALTQPFPTAPPPLVPQRLDEDDLYAPTKEHLEACRARLTGVRNEGLFTPPSLQGSVIYPFTFGGASWAGATWDPARQRLFVPVQNKVHIVQLQEVAERAGEIDPNVRPLRGLPFQNLFWWFTGRGTGERYWLHPVTGRTVFQHEGVLCNKPPWGRLVAVDLAQGTIAWSASSSIGPDDPGLGGLAPALSTASGLVFHGGTKDPVMRVHDAETGELVTTFDLPAGLHAGPISYKLQPDGKQFLVVAPGGHIGVGSPAGDYVIAYTLP is encoded by the coding sequence ATGAGCGGCAAACACACTTTCTCCTACCTTGGGACTCTCGCGGGGCTTGTGGCGTTGCTGGCCTTGGTGCTTTCCCCGCCAGTGGCAGCGGAAGCGCCTGCTGAAGAGCCCGGGGAGATCGTCGAGGCTCCGGAGGCGGATGCCTTTCCCGTCGAATGGCCTTTTACCGAGGGGGCGCCGGGGGGCGGCCGCCACTCAACCCTCACCGACATTCATCCGGGCAACGTCGAGCAGCTGCAGGTGGCGTGGACCTATCGCCACGGCGATGTTTGGGAAGGGCAATTCCCGGTCAAGATCCGCCGCGGCAGCACCTCGGAATCGACGCCCATCGTGGTCGACGGCCGGCTCTTCTTCACTACCCCGCGCAATCGGGTCATCGCCCTCGATCCTGAGACCGGGGAGGAGCTGTGGACCTTCGACCCGGTGCTCGAGCCGGGGCGCTTCTTCTACATGTGGATCAACCGCGGCGTTGCCTACTGGCGGAGCCAGGAGGAGGAAGGGAAGTGCGCGGCGCGGGTCTTCCTGGCGACGCTGGATGCGCGGCTCTTCGCCCTCGATGCGGCGACGGGGGAGCCCTGCGGGGACTTCGGCACGGAGGGGGTGGTGAATCTCCTCGAAGGGCTGGTGCCCCTCTACGACAGCTGGGAGTATGGCGTCACCTCGCCGGGCACCGTCATCGGCGACGTCATCGTGGTGGGCTCTTCCATCGCGGACCAGATCCGCCCCGACGCGCCGCCGGGGGACGTGCGGGCCTTCGACGTGCGCACCGGCGAGGTGCGCTGGACCTTCCACACCATTCCCCACGCCGGAGAATTCGGCGCCGAGACCTGGGAGACCGGCCGGCGGCTAGCAGGGGCGGCGAATGTTTGGTCCACCATCACCGCGGATCTGGAGCGGGGGCTGGTCTTTCTGCCGGTGAGCTCGCCGAGCCCGGATTTTTACGGCGGAGAGCGCCTGGGCTCGAACCTCTTCTCCGACTCGGTGGTCGCCCTCGACGGCGCGACCGGCGAGCGGGTGTGGCATTACCAGACCGTGCACCACGATCTGTGGGATTACGATCTCGCCTCGCCGCCGGTGCTGGTCACCGTGGAGCGGGAGGATGGCCCCGTGGACGCCGTCGCTCAGGCGACCAAGCATGGCTTCGTTTTCGTGCTCCACCGGGAGACCGGGGAGCCCCTCTTCCCGGTGGAGGAGCGGCCGGTGCCCAAGAGCGATCTGCCCGGCGAGCGGGCCGCCCTCACCCAGCCGTTCCCGACGGCGCCGCCGCCGCTAGTACCCCAGCGCCTGGACGAGGACGACCTCTACGCCCCCACGAAGGAGCATCTAGAGGCTTGCCGGGCGCGGCTGACCGGGGTGCGCAACGAGGGCCTCTTCACCCCTCCGAGTCTCCAGGGCTCGGTGATCTATCCCTTCACCTTCGGCGGCGCCAGCTGGGCGGGGGCGACCTGGGATCCGGCGCGGCAGCGGCTCTTCGTGCCGGTGCAGAACAAGGTCCACATCGTGCAACTCCAGGAGGTGGCGGAGCGCGCTGGGGAGATCGATCCCAATGTTCGGCCGCTGCGCGGGCTGCCGTTTCAGAATCTCTTCTGGTGGTTCACCGGCCGGGGAACCGGCGAGCGCTACTGGCTGCATCCGGTGACCGGCCGCACGGTCTTCCAGCACGAGGGGGTGCTGTGCAACAAGCCGCCCTGGGGCCGGCTGGTGGCCGTCGATCTGGCGCAGGGAACGATTGCCTGGAGCGCCTCCTCCAGCATCGGTCCCGACGATCCCGGCCTCGGCGGGCTGGCCCCCGCCTTGTCGACGGCCAGCGGCCTGGTCTTCCACGGCGGCACCAAGGATCCGGTGATGCGGGTCCACGATGCAGAAACCGGCGAGCTGGTCACCACCTTCGACTTGCCCGCCGGCCTCCACGCCGGGCCCATCTCCTACAAGCTCCAGCCCGACGGCAAGCAGTTCCTGGTGGTGGCACCGGGCGGGCATATCGGCGTCGGCTCCCCCGCCGGCGACTACGTCATCGCCTACACCTTGCCGTGA
- a CDS encoding HAD-IA family hydrolase: protein MQPIPQVLLLDVMGTLVHDPSYREGLDFLGLSLEEFLAAADREAWGAFERGEIDEEAYFRRMFMDRRPVDGDGLRQALVDGYRWLDGMEELVMELSAAGVKMHALSNYPRWYRRIEDKLRLSRYLRWSFVSCETGRRKPSPEVYLDAAATLGVATSDCLFVDDREKNCAGARGTGMRVWRFEGVEGLREELRRQAVL from the coding sequence ATGCAACCGATTCCGCAGGTGCTGCTCTTGGACGTCATGGGCACCCTGGTCCACGATCCGTCCTACCGGGAGGGTTTGGACTTTCTGGGTCTGAGCCTGGAGGAATTCCTCGCCGCGGCGGATCGGGAGGCCTGGGGTGCCTTCGAGCGCGGTGAGATCGACGAGGAAGCCTATTTCCGACGCATGTTTATGGATCGCCGGCCGGTGGACGGGGACGGCTTGCGGCAGGCCTTGGTGGACGGCTATCGCTGGCTCGATGGCATGGAGGAGCTGGTGATGGAGCTCTCCGCCGCGGGGGTGAAGATGCACGCTCTTTCCAACTATCCCCGGTGGTACCGGCGCATCGAAGACAAGCTGCGCCTGAGCCGCTATCTGAGGTGGAGCTTCGTCTCCTGCGAGACGGGCCGGCGCAAGCCCTCGCCGGAGGTCTATCTCGACGCGGCGGCGACCCTCGGCGTGGCCACCTCGGACTGCCTCTTCGTCGACGATCGGGAGAAGAATTGTGCCGGAGCCCGGGGGACGGGGATGCGGGTCTGGCGTTTCGAAGGAGTCGAAGGGCTCCGCGAAGAGCTGCGGCGGCAGGCGGTTCTATAG